The following are encoded in a window of Trichormus variabilis 0441 genomic DNA:
- a CDS encoding plasmid replication protein, CyRepA1 family, giving the protein MGIESHHLQEWLDSDVDEELIALNMRSLYGNVPYEYLLYSPNISRRNDGRLRDRDLKKYQHIELGGWWCSGIDPLNDHQQMLWGCFKPDKPRRDPQKFHKFIKYEHPYREQTRAFFLQVTKKIWVKVSNRCGISITDGDLLHPGGFWHWVWKNNVPVIIVEGAKKAACLLSAGYATIAISGVNAGYRTPYDEYGTAIGKPSLIPDLKHFATQNRQVNICFDQDSKPETVQRVRTAISRMGRLLVNEGCSLRVIDLPFGQEKGVDDFIVAHGQPAFHALYNTAEPLELWEIKLFTLLTYPPAITLNQKFLGGLIAPVGEKLIVLKAPKGTGKTEWLTQEVAKAHDQGRRVLIITHRIQLGEALCDRFGVDYVSELYTSDTGGLLGYGVCVDSLHKDSQARFDPEDWSNDVVIIDECDQVFWHLLNSTTDVQKRRVSILRNFKQLVQNVLGSEHGKIYLSSADVSDTDVKYILSLAGEYKVNPFVIVNNYQSVSGKCYNYSGSNPKNLIAALDKAIEKGGHHLLCCSAQKAKSKWGTQALEQRFKQKFPHLRILRIDSHSVLDPKHHAFECIAHLNEILTQYDLVIASPSLETGVSIDIRGHFDSVWGIFQGVQPVDSVRQMLARLRETVDRHIWVSRYGMGTVGNGSTSMGGLLRSQDIATQANIALLSASDNDDYSFIDQNFQPESLQTWGKRGAVINVEMRRYQEFVLKGLAADGYTIIDAGDFDPDETKEVVNEVKAASKELYSGECLGISQAEEVSDAELKKLQEKRVKTKEERHQQRKAELSRRYEVEVTPDLVEKDDDSWYPQLRLHYYLTVGREFLTKRDSKRTKAQAEAGENAIWKPDFNKGQMLSSVLLLEKLNLLQMFTPGKKLRGSDQGMQELKAIALQHRFLIKNYLNVTISEKLTPVAIAQKLLDKIDLRLSYVGRLGPRGHRESVYKFVGADDGRDVIFQQWLNRELVSVTSNINVLTQVSDTTRLSTLPTNDNCGDMDGLENSTDSWWQQVKSHSAKFIELFEHGLESVKEFLSTLTSDERWGVMMAIDEQAPVMFEQLVAQVPDWVQWLV; this is encoded by the coding sequence ATGGGCATTGAATCACATCATTTGCAAGAATGGCTAGATAGTGACGTTGATGAAGAATTAATTGCCCTGAATATGAGGTCGCTTTACGGTAATGTACCGTATGAATACCTCTTGTACAGCCCGAATATCTCCCGCCGCAACGATGGACGATTGCGGGACAGGGATTTGAAAAAGTACCAACATATTGAACTCGGCGGCTGGTGGTGTAGTGGTATTGACCCACTCAACGATCATCAACAAATGCTCTGGGGTTGCTTTAAACCCGACAAACCCCGGCGAGATCCCCAAAAGTTTCACAAGTTCATCAAATACGAGCATCCTTACCGAGAGCAAACACGCGCTTTCTTCCTGCAAGTCACCAAGAAAATTTGGGTGAAAGTGTCGAATCGTTGTGGTATTTCTATCACTGATGGAGATTTGCTTCATCCCGGTGGTTTCTGGCATTGGGTTTGGAAAAACAATGTGCCAGTAATAATTGTCGAAGGAGCCAAAAAAGCAGCTTGTTTACTATCAGCAGGCTACGCGACGATCGCCATTTCTGGTGTAAATGCAGGATACCGCACACCTTATGATGAGTACGGTACTGCTATCGGTAAGCCATCTCTTATCCCAGACCTAAAACACTTTGCAACACAGAATAGACAAGTCAACATTTGCTTTGACCAGGACAGCAAGCCTGAAACCGTGCAAAGGGTGAGAACAGCGATTAGTCGTATGGGTCGGCTGCTTGTAAACGAAGGCTGTTCTTTACGAGTGATTGATTTACCTTTTGGTCAAGAAAAAGGTGTTGATGATTTTATCGTGGCTCATGGTCAGCCAGCGTTTCATGCACTTTACAATACCGCCGAACCATTGGAATTATGGGAAATCAAGTTATTCACCCTGTTAACTTATCCCCCAGCGATCACATTAAACCAAAAATTCTTGGGTGGGCTGATTGCACCTGTTGGTGAAAAGTTGATTGTCCTCAAAGCACCCAAAGGCACAGGTAAAACCGAGTGGTTGACCCAGGAAGTCGCTAAAGCACATGACCAGGGAAGGCGAGTATTAATCATCACTCATCGCATTCAATTGGGTGAGGCGTTATGCGATCGCTTCGGTGTTGATTACGTTAGTGAACTCTACACGTCTGACACGGGCGGCTTACTCGGTTATGGCGTATGCGTTGACTCGTTGCACAAAGACAGTCAAGCTCGGTTTGACCCAGAGGACTGGTCTAACGATGTTGTGATTATAGATGAATGTGACCAAGTTTTTTGGCATCTGCTCAACTCTACTACAGACGTGCAGAAGCGGCGGGTGTCAATTCTTCGCAACTTTAAGCAGTTGGTACAGAATGTCTTGGGTAGCGAACACGGTAAAATTTACCTTTCTTCTGCCGACGTGTCAGATACAGATGTCAAGTACATTTTGTCTCTGGCTGGAGAATATAAAGTTAACCCGTTTGTGATCGTCAACAATTATCAGTCGGTGTCTGGCAAATGTTACAACTATTCTGGTAGCAACCCCAAGAATTTAATCGCGGCGTTAGACAAGGCGATTGAGAAAGGGGGACACCATTTATTATGTTGTTCTGCTCAAAAAGCAAAATCTAAATGGGGAACCCAAGCCTTAGAACAACGGTTTAAGCAGAAATTCCCACACCTACGGATTCTGCGAATTGACAGTCATTCTGTTTTAGACCCGAAACACCATGCCTTTGAGTGTATTGCCCATCTCAACGAAATTCTCACGCAATATGATTTAGTCATTGCTTCGCCCAGCTTGGAAACAGGCGTTTCTATCGATATTCGAGGTCATTTTGATTCGGTTTGGGGGATATTCCAGGGAGTTCAGCCTGTGGACTCTGTACGGCAGATGTTGGCACGGTTGAGAGAAACTGTTGACCGTCACATCTGGGTTAGTCGGTACGGTATGGGGACTGTGGGCAATGGTTCAACTTCTATGGGTGGATTGTTGCGGAGTCAGGACATTGCAACCCAGGCTAACATTGCCCTTTTGTCGGCTTCTGATAATGATGACTACTCTTTCATTGACCAGAATTTTCAGCCCGAATCTTTGCAGACTTGGGGCAAGCGTGGGGCTGTCATCAATGTTGAAATGCGCCGCTATCAAGAATTTGTGCTGAAGGGTTTGGCTGCTGACGGTTATACGATTATTGATGCGGGTGATTTCGACCCCGACGAAACCAAGGAAGTTGTTAATGAGGTGAAAGCAGCCTCCAAAGAATTATATTCTGGGGAATGCTTGGGGATTTCTCAAGCTGAAGAGGTGTCTGATGCCGAACTGAAGAAATTGCAGGAGAAACGCGTTAAAACGAAAGAAGAACGTCATCAGCAGCGAAAGGCGGAATTGTCTCGACGTTATGAGGTTGAGGTAACGCCTGATTTAGTTGAGAAAGATGATGACAGTTGGTATCCACAGCTAAGGCTGCACTATTATCTGACGGTGGGGCGAGAGTTCCTGACGAAGCGGGATAGCAAACGGACTAAGGCGCAGGCTGAGGCTGGAGAGAATGCTATTTGGAAACCTGACTTTAATAAGGGGCAAATGTTGTCGTCGGTGCTGTTGTTAGAAAAACTGAATCTATTGCAGATGTTTACGCCTGGGAAGAAGTTGCGGGGTTCAGATCAAGGGATGCAGGAACTTAAGGCGATCGCGCTACAGCATCGGTTCCTGATCAAGAACTATCTGAACGTAACTATTTCGGAGAAATTGACACCTGTGGCGATCGCACAGAAGCTACTCGATAAGATTGATTTGCGACTGTCTTATGTGGGAAGGCTAGGGCCGAGGGGTCATCGGGAGAGTGTCTATAAGTTTGTTGGAGCTGATGATGGGCGTGATGTGATTTTCCAACAGTGGTTAAATCGGGAGTTGGTGTCAGTCACCAGTAATATAAATGTACTAACACAAGTTAGTGACACAACAAGGTTATCCACACTCCCCACTAATGATAATTGCGGGGACATGGACGGACTAGAAAACTCTACTGATTCATGGTGGCAACAGGTTAAATCTCATAGTGCAAAGTTTATAGAACTCTTTGAACATGGTTTGGAATCAGTCAAAGAATTTCTTTCCACCCTCACCAGTGACGAGCGCTGGGGCGTGATGATGGCGATTGATGAGCAAGCGCCCGTGATGTTTGAGCAACTGGTGGCGCAGGTTCCCGATTGGGTGCAGTGGTTGGTTTGA